A genomic segment from Actinomadura hallensis encodes:
- a CDS encoding DUF4352 domain-containing protein, with translation MNQYGPYPPHHRPGPPPPPPPPPMPPFAAPPPQHNGKGCLYGALGGVAALFLMVSCGAIAATSGPSDPAVTSGRPPPVSTPDGPPPSPAPASASAEGTAGDRKPAKPANGIGREYRDGKFAFTVTKVKKGVKKVGNEYFGDTAQGQFVFIYVTVENIGDEARSFTHHNQTLIDTEGREFDADPEASMWAKDTKSFLQQINPGNKIKATLIYDVPSGTKLKAIELHDSMFSRGVKVPLNGR, from the coding sequence ATGAACCAGTACGGCCCCTACCCGCCCCACCACCGTCCCGGACCTCCGCCGCCTCCCCCTCCCCCGCCGATGCCGCCGTTCGCCGCCCCGCCGCCGCAGCACAACGGCAAGGGATGCCTGTACGGCGCCCTCGGGGGCGTCGCCGCCCTGTTCCTGATGGTGTCGTGCGGCGCGATCGCGGCCACGAGCGGCCCGTCCGACCCGGCGGTCACGTCCGGCCGCCCGCCGCCGGTCTCCACGCCCGACGGCCCGCCGCCCTCCCCCGCGCCCGCGTCCGCGTCCGCGGAAGGCACCGCGGGCGACAGGAAACCCGCGAAGCCCGCGAACGGCATCGGCCGCGAATACCGCGACGGCAAGTTCGCCTTCACCGTCACGAAGGTGAAGAAGGGCGTGAAGAAGGTCGGCAACGAGTACTTCGGCGACACCGCCCAGGGACAGTTCGTCTTCATCTACGTGACCGTCGAGAACATCGGCGACGAGGCCCGCAGCTTCACCCACCACAACCAGACCCTCATCGACACCGAGGGCCGCGAATTCGACGCCGACCCCGAAGCGTCGATGTGGGCGAAGGACACCAAGTCGTTCCTCCAGCAGATCAACCCCGGAAACAAGATCAAGGCAACGCTGATCTACGACGTCCCGAGCGGCACCAAGCTGAAGGCCATCGAACTGCACGACTCGATGTTCTCCAGAGGCGTCAAGGTCCCCCTGAACGGCCGCTAA
- a CDS encoding N-6 DNA methylase has protein sequence MPNDATVTAADIARLAAVGRAAVSNWRRRHDDFPQPVGGTAVSPTFSLAEVEAWLRAQGKLADSPVRERVWQTLRGAATGDVELADVLTFAGAFLLYLRADPGHWSDLSAGDDEKIAAALPGAVRAHTDLLPDALPADPAPLVRALSQLVDELGVADAFEFLRTRYLEHHSRRVYLTPEPVVRLMLELGGPARTVLDPACGTGAYLAAANKLFEDVERLLGQEIDDTTARMTAVQLALRGAPAEIRSGDSLLADAFPGRTVDLVVTNPPFNDRGWGYEQLTGDPRWEYGLPPRMESELAWLQHGLAHVRPGGHVVMLMPPAVANRRSGRRVRAELLRRGALRAIIGLPPGAVPNMAVALAVWILRRPSPGDQPPDDVLMADTSADPANAGKTALDAWRRYREGEVEGTDSSAVVRIIDLLDDEVDLTPARYLPQRSAPRSEGSFFAAHERLSAKTEALQRTAAELSSLTSAPARDDIPMTTIGELAKAGVLEVVRAPAKVNTGQGNDPVLTLEDLVEDRNPTLTAAPTQDDLRTATGDIVVSLAARHPAVRVITDGGAILGPGLAIVRVDPARSNPDFVAGWLLLGAHGARLRSSTSSARFDVRRARLPRLPLDEQAEQGRAFSKLRALQTALRETYDAGIDAVRLGLEELGAGTLRPSG, from the coding sequence GTGCCGAACGATGCGACGGTGACCGCGGCCGACATCGCGCGGCTGGCCGCGGTCGGACGGGCGGCGGTGAGCAACTGGCGGCGCCGCCACGACGACTTCCCCCAGCCCGTCGGCGGGACGGCGGTGAGCCCCACCTTCTCCCTCGCCGAAGTCGAGGCCTGGCTCCGCGCCCAGGGCAAACTCGCCGACTCGCCCGTCCGGGAACGCGTCTGGCAGACCCTCCGCGGCGCCGCCACCGGCGACGTCGAACTCGCCGACGTGCTCACCTTCGCCGGCGCCTTCCTCCTCTACCTGCGCGCCGACCCCGGCCACTGGAGCGACCTGTCGGCCGGCGACGACGAGAAGATCGCCGCCGCCCTGCCCGGCGCCGTCCGCGCGCACACCGACCTGCTGCCGGACGCCCTCCCCGCCGACCCCGCCCCCCTCGTCCGCGCCCTCTCCCAGCTCGTGGACGAGCTCGGCGTCGCCGACGCCTTCGAGTTCCTGCGCACCCGCTACCTGGAGCACCACAGCCGCCGCGTCTACCTCACGCCCGAACCCGTCGTCCGGCTGATGCTCGAACTCGGCGGCCCCGCCCGCACCGTCCTCGACCCCGCCTGCGGCACCGGCGCGTACCTCGCCGCGGCCAACAAGCTGTTCGAGGACGTCGAGCGGCTCCTCGGGCAGGAGATCGACGACACGACCGCGCGCATGACGGCCGTCCAGCTCGCGCTGCGCGGCGCCCCCGCCGAGATCCGCTCCGGCGACTCGCTCCTCGCCGACGCCTTCCCCGGACGGACCGTCGACCTCGTCGTCACCAACCCGCCGTTCAACGACCGCGGGTGGGGCTACGAGCAGCTCACCGGAGACCCGCGCTGGGAGTACGGGCTCCCGCCCCGCATGGAGTCGGAGCTCGCGTGGCTGCAGCACGGCCTCGCCCACGTCCGGCCCGGCGGCCACGTCGTCATGCTGATGCCCCCGGCCGTCGCGAACCGCCGCTCCGGACGCCGCGTCCGCGCCGAACTGCTCCGCCGCGGCGCGCTGCGCGCGATCATCGGCCTGCCGCCCGGCGCGGTGCCGAACATGGCGGTCGCGCTGGCGGTGTGGATCCTGCGCCGTCCGTCCCCCGGCGACCAGCCGCCGGACGACGTCCTCATGGCCGACACGTCCGCCGACCCGGCCAACGCCGGCAAGACCGCCCTCGACGCCTGGCGCCGCTACCGCGAGGGCGAGGTGGAGGGGACCGACTCCAGCGCCGTAGTGCGCATCATCGACCTGCTGGACGACGAGGTCGACCTCACCCCTGCCCGATACCTTCCGCAGCGCAGCGCGCCCAGGTCGGAGGGGTCGTTCTTCGCCGCGCACGAACGTCTGTCCGCGAAGACGGAGGCGCTGCAACGCACGGCGGCCGAACTGTCGTCCCTCACCTCTGCACCGGCACGTGACGACATCCCGATGACGACGATCGGCGAACTCGCTAAGGCGGGCGTGCTGGAGGTCGTGCGCGCCCCGGCCAAGGTGAACACGGGCCAAGGGAACGACCCGGTCCTGACCCTCGAAGACCTGGTCGAAGACAGGAACCCCACGCTGACCGCCGCCCCGACCCAGGACGACCTCCGCACGGCCACCGGCGACATCGTGGTGTCCCTGGCCGCACGCCACCCCGCAGTGCGCGTCATCACCGACGGCGGAGCCATCCTCGGTCCCGGCCTGGCCATCGTCAGGGTCGACCCAGCACGCAGCAACCCCGACTTCGTCGCGGGCTGGCTCCTCCTCGGCGCGCACGGCGCCCGGCTGCGCAGCTCCACCTCGTCCGCACGATTCGACGTCCGCCGCGCACGCCTGCCCCGCCTCCCCTTGGACGAGCAAGCCGAACAGGGCCGCGCCTTCAGCAAACTGAGGGCCCTGCAGACCGCGCTCCGCGAAACCTACGACGCCGGCATCGACGCCGTGCGTCTCGGCCTGGAAGAACTGGGCGCCGGAACCCTCCGGCCCTCAGGCTAA
- a CDS encoding serine/threonine-protein kinase produces MRRGDLLGERERYALDQPIGRGGMGEVWRAYDRFLDRRLAVKFTRVSDEALVARFEQEARSTAWFEHPGVPTVYDFGSHDGCFYLVMQYVDGMTVANVLDEVETLPISWASLIAAQVCAVLSVAHRRPLVHRDLKPSNLMLCPDGSVKVLDFGAAVGLGPGDVRRTTTGLGAPYTPGYSAMEQVYGSPSPQSDLYSLGCVLYEMLTGRQVFQGDTPYEVLRRHEDDDPIPPSSLRTDIPPGLDALVLELLAKSPADRPPNADEVYRRLLEFVTSLHPMPGIVDTVAPQNLYANAVSRIKITGRAPRTEAPVQPVELPTVDEVAQARAEAADLAEEGRYTQAAELLSDLIEPARLALGDEDPEYMGLRLDLADVLFQGGDYRRAVHAYRAAAVALADWYGPDDPNVLACREQEAVCQAHLGATGTALRHLQELLDDLSGGSPYDAITLRVRERLARMRLAAGETDRARKELTDLLSDLTGLYGDDHPQIPGLRVLLDDLNQAETG; encoded by the coding sequence TTGCGGCGGGGCGATCTCCTGGGAGAACGCGAACGGTACGCGCTCGACCAGCCGATCGGGCGCGGCGGGATGGGCGAGGTGTGGCGCGCCTACGACCGCTTCCTCGACCGGCGCCTCGCGGTCAAGTTCACCCGCGTGTCGGACGAGGCGCTCGTCGCCCGCTTCGAGCAGGAGGCCCGCAGCACCGCCTGGTTCGAGCACCCCGGCGTCCCGACCGTCTACGACTTCGGCAGCCACGACGGATGCTTCTACCTCGTGATGCAGTACGTCGACGGCATGACGGTCGCCAACGTCCTCGACGAGGTGGAGACGCTCCCCATCTCCTGGGCCTCGCTGATAGCCGCTCAGGTATGCGCCGTCCTGAGCGTCGCCCACCGCCGTCCCCTCGTGCACCGCGACCTCAAGCCCAGCAACCTGATGCTGTGCCCGGACGGCTCGGTCAAAGTCCTCGACTTCGGTGCCGCAGTGGGGCTCGGCCCCGGCGACGTGCGCCGCACCACCACGGGTCTGGGCGCGCCCTACACGCCGGGCTACAGCGCCATGGAACAGGTATACGGGAGCCCAAGCCCGCAGAGCGACCTGTACTCCCTCGGCTGCGTCCTCTACGAGATGCTCACCGGCCGCCAGGTCTTCCAGGGCGACACCCCCTACGAGGTGCTGCGGCGCCACGAGGACGACGACCCGATCCCACCCAGCAGTCTGCGCACCGACATCCCGCCCGGGCTGGACGCGCTTGTTCTGGAACTCCTCGCCAAGAGCCCGGCCGACCGCCCGCCGAATGCCGACGAGGTCTACCGCCGCCTCCTGGAGTTCGTGACCTCGCTGCACCCGATGCCAGGCATCGTCGACACGGTCGCCCCGCAGAACCTGTACGCCAACGCCGTCAGCCGGATCAAGATAACCGGCAGGGCTCCGCGCACCGAGGCGCCTGTGCAGCCGGTCGAACTGCCCACCGTCGACGAAGTCGCCCAAGCGCGCGCGGAAGCAGCCGACCTCGCTGAAGAGGGCCGATACACCCAGGCCGCAGAACTGCTCTCCGACCTGATCGAACCGGCCCGCCTAGCCCTCGGTGACGAAGATCCCGAATACATGGGGCTGCGCCTGGATCTCGCCGATGTGCTCTTCCAAGGCGGTGACTACCGCCGCGCCGTCCACGCCTACCGTGCTGCAGCCGTGGCCCTGGCCGACTGGTACGGGCCCGACGACCCCAACGTTCTCGCCTGCCGCGAGCAGGAGGCGGTCTGCCAGGCCCACCTCGGCGCGACCGGCACCGCCCTCCGGCATCTCCAGGAGCTCTTGGACGACCTCTCCGGCGGCAGCCCCTACGACGCCATAACGTTGCGCGTCCGCGAACGCCTGGCACGCATGAGGCTTGCCGCAGGGGAGACGGACCGTGCCCGCAAGGAACTCACGGACCTCCTGTCGGACCTGACCGGCCTCTACGGCGACGACCATCCGCAGATACCCGGCCTGCGGGTCCTCTTGGACGACCTCAACCAGGCAGAAACGGGCTAG
- a CDS encoding UvrD-helicase domain-containing protein produces MAELAIADSFMPQYAKLEPKVRRGVDAAIAKFAEHTHAGLHLEKLNNAKDPRIRTIRIDQFWRGVVLAPDKGDVYCLLKVMPHDDAIAWAKSRKFSVNQAIGVLEVRDQVALEELSPALEKAAERSPSRLLEHVFDKDLIRLGIDEELIPLVRLLTEDAHLLALEKLLPEAQYIALLALAQGMNPQQAWEEVAKTLVVDEKPAEVDPDDLVTAMRRTPGSVVFVNGPEELRDILAHPFDTWRIFLHPVQRRVALRPSYSGPAQVTGGAGTGKTVTALHRAKFLASKGGRVLLTTFTRNLAEALEEQLALLVDDPDVRERIHVKNVDSLAYEIVGRHHRPAVAGDDVLDPLWEEAAEGTPFSPSFLSREWEQIVLAQGLESEQDYLACTRTGRGVPLGKAQRSVVWRAIQQVTDALAAEGKSTFTQLANEAADLVAGPEYDHVIIDEAQDIHTAQWRLLRRLVAEGPDDLFIVADPHQRIYDRHVSLANLGINVRGRSTKLKLNYRTTQEILTWSVPLLGLTPAQGLDDSADTLEGYRSPIHGRRPVVKGYPDQDAELDGLVEQVRAWLEADVEPSAIAVAARYVWVARKAAMRLKDEGIPAYQVPSKSPGVQVGSMHKMKGLEFRCIAVIGVDDKSMPAANAITPESEDAKAHAQDVQKERCLLFVASTRARDHLYVSYAGSPSPFLPG; encoded by the coding sequence GTGGCGGAACTGGCTATTGCGGACTCGTTCATGCCGCAGTACGCCAAGTTGGAGCCGAAGGTGCGCAGGGGCGTGGACGCGGCGATCGCCAAGTTCGCCGAGCACACGCATGCGGGGCTGCATCTGGAGAAGCTCAACAACGCCAAGGACCCGCGGATCCGGACGATCCGGATCGACCAGTTCTGGCGCGGGGTCGTGCTGGCGCCGGACAAGGGCGACGTGTACTGCCTGCTCAAGGTGATGCCGCACGACGACGCGATCGCGTGGGCCAAGAGCCGGAAGTTCTCGGTCAACCAGGCGATCGGTGTGCTGGAGGTGCGGGACCAGGTCGCCCTGGAGGAGTTGTCGCCGGCGTTGGAGAAGGCCGCCGAGAGGTCCCCGTCGCGGCTGCTGGAGCACGTCTTCGACAAGGACCTGATTCGGCTGGGGATCGACGAGGAGCTGATCCCGCTCGTCCGGCTGCTGACCGAGGACGCGCATCTGCTGGCCCTGGAGAAGCTGCTGCCGGAGGCGCAGTACATCGCGCTGCTGGCGCTGGCACAGGGCATGAATCCGCAGCAGGCGTGGGAAGAGGTCGCCAAGACGCTGGTGGTGGACGAGAAGCCGGCCGAGGTCGACCCCGACGACCTGGTGACGGCGATGCGGCGGACGCCGGGCAGCGTCGTGTTCGTCAACGGGCCGGAGGAGCTGCGGGACATCCTCGCGCACCCGTTCGACACCTGGCGGATCTTCCTGCATCCGGTGCAGCGGCGGGTGGCGCTGCGGCCGTCCTACAGCGGGCCCGCGCAGGTCACGGGCGGGGCCGGGACGGGGAAGACGGTGACGGCGCTGCACCGGGCGAAGTTCCTCGCGTCCAAGGGCGGGCGGGTTCTGCTGACCACGTTCACGAGGAATCTGGCGGAGGCGCTGGAAGAGCAGCTCGCGCTGCTCGTGGACGACCCGGACGTGCGGGAGCGGATTCACGTCAAGAACGTGGATTCGCTCGCCTACGAGATCGTGGGACGGCACCACAGGCCCGCAGTGGCCGGGGACGACGTGCTCGATCCGCTCTGGGAGGAGGCCGCCGAAGGGACGCCGTTCTCGCCGTCCTTCCTGAGCCGGGAGTGGGAGCAGATCGTCCTGGCGCAGGGGCTGGAGAGTGAGCAGGACTATCTCGCGTGCACGCGGACCGGCCGCGGGGTCCCGCTGGGCAAGGCGCAGAGGTCGGTCGTATGGCGCGCCATCCAGCAGGTGACGGACGCGCTGGCGGCCGAAGGGAAGTCGACGTTCACCCAGCTCGCCAACGAGGCGGCGGATCTGGTGGCCGGACCCGAGTACGACCACGTGATCATCGACGAGGCGCAGGACATCCACACCGCGCAGTGGCGGCTGCTGCGGCGGCTGGTGGCGGAGGGCCCCGACGACCTGTTCATCGTCGCGGACCCCCATCAGCGGATCTACGACCGCCATGTGTCGCTGGCGAACCTCGGCATCAACGTGCGCGGCCGCAGTACCAAGCTGAAGCTCAACTACCGGACCACGCAGGAGATCCTCACCTGGTCGGTGCCGCTGCTGGGGTTGACGCCCGCGCAGGGGCTCGACGATTCCGCGGACACCCTGGAGGGTTACCGCTCCCCCATCCACGGGCGGCGCCCGGTCGTGAAGGGGTACCCGGACCAGGACGCGGAACTGGACGGGCTGGTCGAGCAGGTGCGTGCCTGGCTGGAAGCGGACGTGGAGCCCAGTGCCATCGCGGTCGCCGCCCGCTACGTGTGGGTGGCGCGCAAGGCGGCGATGCGGCTGAAGGACGAAGGCATCCCGGCGTATCAGGTGCCCAGCAAGTCGCCGGGCGTGCAGGTCGGCTCCATGCACAAGATGAAGGGCCTCGAGTTCCGGTGCATCGCGGTCATCGGCGTCGACGACAAGTCGATGCCGGCGGCGAACGCCATCACGCCGGAGAGCGAGGACGCGAAGGCACACGCGCAGGACGTCCAGAAGGAGCGGTGCCTGCTGTTCGTGGCCTCGACGCGGGCCCGGGACCACCTGTACGTCTCGTATGCGGGTTCGCCTAGCCCGTTTCTGCCTGGTTGA
- a CDS encoding DUF2075 domain-containing protein — protein MTVLRLTAESLLSPVEQKFAQKLAEQLKMRDGITVSRSEVRSWERSLPMVAQDLVSAGLGRVEMLIEYKLPLTSKRADVVLAGVDRRTGGDAYVVVELKQWSRAEVWDDDPSRVLVHNMTGKPKLHPALQAKGYAEYIFGFLAELAKNPDALHAVAYLHNAAKGDVADLYDVVEDDRTRLFTQSTRGAFIDYLRDRFAPAPGHAAADRFLSSEVRPSKQLLAHAAKEIRDRDQFELLDEQRLAYELVLHAVDKARKEDLKTVVVITGGPGSGKSVIALSLLGALSGRGLSVLHATGSKSFTQTMRRHVAKGDPRTKSMFKYFNNFMEAARNGLDVLICDEAHRIREVSANRYTPARLRTGRRQVDELIDAARVPVFLLDGRQNVRPGEMGTLEEIRAHAEGKGLNVQHVSLDEQFRCGGSRKYEEWVLRLLGIDGRAPERWTGDDDFEVSLVESPQEMEDLLRDQHERGRTARMTAGFCWPWSNPREDAGGRERSLVPDVVIGDWARPWNVKGDRAVGDAPPSELWATNPGGFGQVGCVYTAQGFEYDWNGVILGPDLVFRNGRPVVRREASRDPALRPKTVTDAQAAELIRNTYKVLLTRGMVGTLIYSVDKETQDFLSRLIP, from the coding sequence GTGACGGTTCTCCGTCTCACCGCCGAGTCGCTGCTGTCACCCGTCGAGCAGAAGTTCGCGCAGAAGCTCGCCGAGCAATTGAAGATGAGGGACGGAATCACCGTCTCGCGCTCCGAGGTGCGGTCGTGGGAAAGGAGCCTCCCCATGGTCGCCCAGGACCTCGTCTCCGCCGGCCTCGGCCGGGTCGAGATGCTCATCGAGTACAAGCTGCCGCTGACCAGCAAGCGAGCGGACGTGGTGCTCGCCGGCGTCGACCGGCGCACCGGCGGCGACGCGTACGTGGTCGTCGAGCTCAAGCAGTGGAGCCGCGCCGAGGTGTGGGACGACGACCCGAGCCGCGTGCTGGTCCACAACATGACCGGGAAGCCGAAACTCCATCCGGCGCTCCAGGCCAAGGGATACGCCGAGTACATATTCGGCTTCCTCGCCGAGCTGGCGAAGAACCCGGACGCGCTACACGCCGTCGCCTACCTGCACAACGCGGCGAAGGGCGATGTCGCCGACCTCTATGACGTCGTCGAGGACGACCGGACCCGGCTGTTCACCCAGTCGACGCGCGGCGCGTTCATCGACTACCTGCGCGACCGTTTCGCGCCCGCCCCCGGACACGCGGCCGCCGACCGCTTCCTGAGCAGCGAGGTCCGGCCGTCCAAGCAGCTGCTGGCGCACGCCGCCAAGGAGATCCGCGACCGCGACCAGTTCGAGCTGCTGGACGAGCAGCGACTGGCGTACGAGCTGGTCCTGCACGCCGTCGACAAGGCCCGCAAGGAGGACCTGAAGACCGTCGTGGTGATCACCGGCGGTCCGGGGAGCGGCAAGAGCGTGATCGCGCTGTCGCTGCTGGGCGCGCTGTCGGGCCGCGGGCTCTCGGTGCTGCACGCCACCGGTTCGAAGTCGTTCACGCAGACGATGCGCCGGCACGTCGCCAAGGGCGACCCCCGGACGAAGTCGATGTTCAAGTACTTCAACAACTTCATGGAGGCCGCACGGAACGGTCTCGACGTCCTGATCTGCGACGAGGCGCACCGCATCCGGGAGGTGTCGGCGAACAGGTACACGCCCGCCCGGCTGCGGACCGGCCGCCGCCAGGTCGACGAGCTGATCGACGCCGCGAGGGTCCCGGTGTTCCTGCTCGACGGCCGCCAGAACGTCCGGCCGGGGGAGATGGGGACGCTCGAGGAGATCCGCGCCCACGCCGAGGGCAAGGGACTGAACGTCCAGCACGTCTCGCTGGACGAGCAGTTCCGCTGCGGCGGGAGCCGCAAGTACGAGGAGTGGGTGCTGCGGCTCCTCGGGATCGACGGGCGGGCCCCCGAGCGGTGGACGGGCGACGACGACTTCGAGGTGTCGCTCGTGGAGTCCCCGCAGGAGATGGAGGATCTGCTGCGCGACCAGCACGAGCGCGGACGCACCGCCCGGATGACCGCCGGGTTCTGCTGGCCGTGGAGCAACCCGCGCGAGGACGCCGGAGGACGTGAACGGTCCCTCGTCCCCGACGTCGTCATCGGTGACTGGGCACGGCCGTGGAACGTCAAGGGCGACCGGGCGGTCGGCGACGCGCCGCCGAGCGAGCTGTGGGCCACGAACCCCGGCGGTTTCGGGCAGGTGGGCTGCGTCTATACCGCGCAGGGGTTCGAGTACGACTGGAACGGGGTCATCCTCGGCCCCGACCTCGTCTTCCGCAACGGCAGGCCGGTGGTGCGGCGCGAGGCCAGCCGCGACCCCGCCCTCCGGCCGAAGACGGTGACGGACGCGCAGGCCGCGGAGCTGATCCGCAACACCTACAAGGTGCTTCTCACGCGCGGCATGGTCGGCACGCTCATCTACTCCGTCGACAAGGAGACGCAGGACTTCCTGTCCCGCCTGATTCCCTGA
- a CDS encoding nucleotide pyrophosphohydrolase has product MHDNGRLARRLREFATERDWEQFHTPKNLAMALAGEVGELVAELQWLTPEESAAVMADAEAAARIKAELGDVAIYLTRLADVLGVDLMQAAHDKLDESGRRYSAAAYRGSARKAPPATD; this is encoded by the coding sequence ATGCACGACAACGGGAGGCTCGCCCGGCGGTTGCGGGAGTTCGCGACGGAACGCGACTGGGAGCAGTTCCACACCCCCAAGAACCTCGCGATGGCCCTGGCCGGCGAGGTCGGCGAACTCGTCGCGGAACTGCAATGGCTCACTCCCGAGGAGTCGGCGGCGGTGATGGCCGACGCCGAGGCCGCCGCCCGGATCAAGGCCGAGCTCGGCGACGTCGCCATCTACCTCACCCGGCTCGCCGACGTCCTCGGCGTCGACCTGATGCAGGCCGCGCACGACAAGCTCGACGAAAGCGGGCGGCGCTACAGCGCCGCCGCCTACCGCGGCTCGGCGCGGAAAGCGCCGCCCGCGACCGACTGA
- a CDS encoding HNH endonuclease, with protein sequence MKAYVGVTDGEWSDFLAQRPEINEVNFWRPSSEHGFNVLVPGEPFFFKSHYPENRIVGGGFYSGFARLRLSEAWTLYGEGNGAASLDGMRRRIGFYRKVTIAPGEDPIIGCILLRDVRFFPYEERPEPPRDFKSNIVQGKSFDLGTHGEAEYFQYLLSRLIGHEVDVDLSVSWHRPGPVYGDKRLAPQRLGQTAFKAVVLNAYEGRCAITGSRIRPVLQAAHILPLPKGGEHRLDNGILLRSDVHTLFDRGYIGIDSKYRLMVSPRLRDEFGNGNEYFQCEGKEILTPRRRRDRPNAEFLEWHADTVFRR encoded by the coding sequence ATGAAGGCATATGTCGGCGTCACGGACGGAGAATGGTCCGATTTTCTCGCGCAGCGGCCGGAAATTAATGAGGTCAACTTTTGGCGTCCTTCAAGTGAGCACGGTTTTAACGTCCTGGTGCCGGGTGAGCCGTTCTTTTTTAAATCGCACTATCCGGAGAACCGCATTGTAGGCGGAGGGTTCTACAGTGGATTTGCACGTCTCCGTCTATCTGAAGCATGGACACTCTACGGTGAAGGCAACGGGGCGGCCAGCCTTGACGGGATGAGACGGCGGATCGGATTTTATCGCAAAGTGACGATCGCCCCAGGTGAAGATCCCATTATTGGATGTATCCTGTTGCGTGATGTCCGGTTCTTCCCGTACGAGGAGCGCCCGGAGCCGCCTCGTGACTTCAAGTCCAATATTGTCCAAGGAAAGAGTTTTGATCTAGGGACGCACGGGGAGGCCGAGTACTTTCAGTATCTCCTTTCAAGGCTTATTGGTCATGAGGTTGACGTCGACCTGTCCGTTTCATGGCACCGTCCAGGCCCAGTCTACGGCGATAAGCGCTTGGCTCCTCAAAGGCTGGGGCAAACCGCATTCAAGGCGGTCGTGTTGAATGCCTATGAAGGTCGCTGCGCCATTACTGGAAGTAGAATTCGCCCCGTTTTGCAGGCTGCTCATATTCTGCCGCTGCCCAAGGGTGGCGAGCACCGACTCGACAACGGCATTCTGTTGCGATCTGACGTGCACACGTTGTTCGACCGCGGGTACATCGGCATCGACTCCAAGTATCGGTTAATGGTGAGCCCTCGACTTCGCGATGAGTTCGGTAATGGCAATGAGTACTTCCAGTGCGAAGGTAAGGAAATTCTCACCCCGCGACGTCGCCGCGATCGCCCAAATGCGGAATTCCTGGAATGGCACGCGGATACAGTCTTCCGCAGGTAG
- a CDS encoding DUF7008 domain-containing protein — MRQWHGEVDPAFGQSPADAYAMYLEDKQREYGISDDDLKNWRPEKPKRGRRKKKNS, encoded by the coding sequence GTGCGTCAGTGGCATGGTGAAGTGGACCCGGCATTCGGGCAGAGCCCGGCCGATGCCTACGCCATGTACTTGGAGGACAAGCAGCGCGAGTACGGGATCTCGGACGACGACCTCAAGAACTGGCGTCCAGAGAAGCCCAAACGCGGCCGCCGCAAGAAGAAGAACTCCTAA
- a CDS encoding DUF397 domain-containing protein, producing MKEKYAQWRKSRYSDPGASCVEVGRSSKGTIGVRDTKAHGKGPILEFTRKEWATFLMSIKSTNGRA from the coding sequence ATGAAGGAAAAGTACGCTCAGTGGCGCAAGTCACGTTACAGCGACCCGGGCGCCTCTTGCGTAGAGGTAGGACGGTCGTCGAAAGGCACAATCGGGGTACGGGATACCAAGGCACACGGCAAGGGGCCGATCCTGGAGTTCACTCGCAAAGAGTGGGCCACCTTTCTCATGTCCATAAAATCCACTAATGGACGAGCCTGA
- a CDS encoding helix-turn-helix domain-containing protein yields the protein MVSPFVRRQRLATVLRELREERGMMADELAKRIHYSRTKISRLENAYGRPDVADVIQILDALEVPDNQWSQIVRLASSAAAKGWWDRYGDAMGPRQRLYADIESGAKTIKEFNLSSIPGVLQTPELTNALVELARTDGPLDFRPDAMAKARRQRLATILRQDGPTYEFIIDEVVTRRLNVAASIMAAQLHHMVEQVSAEPRLAVRVLPVDAYLSNALLPKVTFTLFTFPDPDDPAMAVVDTLTTDLIHTEQREVKRYTQRYNDLAQAALDPHDSLALLTEAANQLTEKVGPPA from the coding sequence ATGGTCAGCCCGTTCGTACGACGCCAGCGCCTCGCGACCGTACTCCGCGAACTCCGGGAGGAGCGCGGCATGATGGCGGACGAACTCGCCAAGCGCATCCACTACTCCCGCACCAAGATCAGCCGCCTAGAGAACGCCTACGGCCGCCCCGACGTCGCCGACGTCATCCAGATTCTCGACGCACTCGAAGTTCCGGACAACCAGTGGTCGCAGATCGTCCGTCTCGCATCCTCCGCCGCCGCGAAAGGCTGGTGGGACCGCTACGGGGACGCCATGGGGCCGCGCCAGCGGCTCTACGCCGACATCGAGTCCGGCGCAAAGACGATCAAGGAGTTCAATCTCAGCTCGATCCCAGGTGTCCTCCAAACACCAGAGCTAACAAATGCCCTGGTTGAGCTGGCGAGGACGGACGGACCACTCGACTTCCGACCGGATGCGATGGCGAAGGCCCGGCGGCAGCGCCTTGCGACAATCCTTCGTCAGGACGGCCCGACCTACGAGTTCATCATCGACGAGGTGGTGACCCGCCGACTCAACGTGGCCGCGTCCATCATGGCCGCTCAACTGCACCACATGGTCGAACAGGTCTCAGCGGAACCTAGGCTAGCTGTGCGGGTCCTTCCCGTGGACGCGTATCTTTCCAACGCACTTCTACCCAAGGTCACCTTCACCCTCTTCACCTTCCCTGACCCGGACGATCCAGCGATGGCCGTCGTCGACACTCTCACCACTGACTTGATTCATACAGAGCAGCGTGAGGTAAAACGGTATACACAGAGGTACAACGACCTCGCCCAGGCTGCGCTTGACCCACATGACAGCCTTGCGCTACTGACCGAGGCCGCCAACCAACTAACCGAGAAGGTAGGACCCCCCGCATGA